GCATTGCTATAGAAAATTCAGTGTTCTCAATATTACCTGGCATTAGCTACAGTGGATTTCTTGCAGTTACACTTAATATCCCTTTGGATGCAGTTAATTTCCTCCCTCATGATTAAAGAATGGGGgaagtgttttaaaatccacaaaagcaaaatataaaaacaatttGAACAAATTAAGAGACTAGATACATGAAATTTCACTGAACCAGCCAGTGCTTCTACTTGCCTTTGCCCTCACAATTAGTTCTGAACCTGGCTCAGGCTTTCCACAGGAACAATGAAGTGCAGTGATACCTCCCCTCTCCCAGACATTTGTTCACTGGGTCAATACAGAGAACTGACATCTCACTCTAAGTTTAGTCATGTTGTGTTGCTCATTTAAGCATTACAAAGTCAGAGACGTAACTTCTTTCTTAAGTATCTGTGATACATTTACCTTGGGGTACTTTTAATCACGAAGTACAATCATCCTTTTTTGACTTGTGAAATACAGCTTTCAGAGGGCCCTGATCTGCATTACTGATAGGTGCATAAAGTGATTCACTGTTGTAAACTTGAAAATCAATAAGGAATTAGCTTCAAGCATTTGTTCTTCCAAAAATTACTGTCTTAGTTTATGTTAACTGCAATTAGAATGGTGTAATAATGGACCTCTGCTGTAAAGAGACTTGCAGGTTGTGTTCTCATTGGCTATAGCTTAATCCCAGTGCAACTGCAGATCTTGTGGATCTAGAAAGTCAGTGGAAAACACACTCGGGGCAGCAGAACTGAGAGGGGTGAGTCCAGATGAGGAGCTAGGCATTGTAATGTCCAGCCATTCCATATTGTCCAAATTTGTATCAGGAAGGTCAAGAGACAGACAAGAATTATTAGTAGTAAACTGTGGGTCAGATGTTTCCATGGGTGAATGAGAGTGATCTAATATGCTGGAGTGATTAAGCAGATCATTCTGGAGGTCttcaattaaagaaaatgaCTCTCTGTCCTCATTACTGCTTGTCAGTTGAGGAATTTCATTACCTGATGGTAAAGTTCCATCCAAGAGGGCTTCAAGTTGGTTTTCCAAACTTATAGACAAGCTGGTTGTTGCTTCTAAGGACACAGGAGGAGGGGCCATTTGGATCTGCGGAGGTGGACGGGATATCACTGTATTCACTGGCATTGTAGTGATGTTGGCTGTTACTGGTCTCATTTTAGATATGGGAGATGGTTCTTCTTTTATTGGAAGGGAAAtctctgtaataaaaaaaacccactgttGAATTCAAACAGATAATGACATAACATCCTCATACTTACAACTTCCAGCCCACTTTGGGATGCATCCACAGTGAATTAAGTGCAGTAACAGTCACTTTGCTGCTCCACTCATTCACATACATCAGACTCTGGCATGGCCTCCATGAACAatagagtatttttttaaagtcccAGAGTTCTGCTTTCAGTGATAGCTCAGCCAATTAGTATGAGTGTTGATGAAAAAAGGAATGTATCTCTAGATGTTACCTTAATCTCCTTCATGTTTGTAGTAATTCTCATTAACTGGAATAATTATGGAACCAACACATTTCCTTGTCTAGAGAAGAAGTACCCAAACCATCAGTTTCATCCCTGCTTAGTACTGTCCACATTGGTTAATTAAGAGTCCACGAGATGAAATTATGTGATTAAGAAGCATTTATTCCCAATTCTAGAATCTAAAACTACACTTACATATAAGACAGTGGAAGTAACAATAATAGGAAATAAAGCATAAGTTCCAATTTATTCTTATATGTGAATGAAACCTCAAAACAAGACAGacaaatatgcaaataaatcCTCTAGCACAAGTGATGTTCCTAGCAGAAAAAATATACCTGACAATATATTTTGTGCTGGTTTTCCAAGCAAAAACCCACATCCTTCTCATTCTCCTGAAGTACATTAGTAAACGAAACACTTTTCAGTGCAGAGCTTACTTACATTAAGTGCAACAGCCCTGAAtgctttactttgtttttttttcataaagatgATTTAATTTAGCTTGAGTTGTTGAGTACTCAAGTTACTTATTTCAGTCTACTCAGATTTTCTGCAGGTGACCTTgtaatttgctttgaaaaagaaaaaaatactctgatGTTTAGAATATGGCTAAAGTCTTCGAGTAGCCTAGAACCCATCCCTCTGCCCTGGCATTCACTCCTGTCAAGATCCTTACATGACAGCAGCTACAAACCATTCCATTAATTGAATTGCTTGGCACCACAACATGTCCCAGTACTGTAATGGTTTCTTAGTCTACTAAGCCTATGGCTGAAAGCTTCCTTCTTTTATTGCTGAGCTACTCTGTTTATTACTTTAGTTATATCAGTGCCTTTCTGACAGTTCTCTTATTTTAACTGACATAAAGTTGTTATTCATTAATGTCTCCATGTAGTTCATGCACATTTTTCCCAGTAATGCATCATTGATGTTTATAGTTGATAACACATAGttatatttaatgaaattctACTATCAACATGCTTTAACTCTTACCTTATTCTCTTCTTTGTATAATTTCAATAAATATGTTATGGACTTGCTGAACTTTTCCGATTTTGATAAAGTATGTCTGTGCTAACCTAAGGTGTTATTTTAATCAATTGAATGATTATTGTAAAGGTCTGCCTCAGCTAATTTGCAAGCATTGAAGTTCCACAGCAGGTTCACTGTATGTGTTTTggtaaatgttttctttaataagGAACTAAGCaaactttcagaaaattaaCTTCATTGAGGCTAGATAGATTCTAACTCCTGTTCCTAAAAGAATTCTCATTTGATTATAGCAGCGAGTTTTTATTACCAGGTTTTAAATCTTTACATCACACAGCTGTCAATGAGCTTACCTCCACTCTTGATGAGAATATCAAAAAGATCATCCATCTGCTGACTGTGTGCACTGGAAATCTGTAGTGCAGGAGAACAGGGTTATTCTCTTTTGTGTGGTATTTTTTCCTATGCTCATTGTTCCTAGTTCCTATCAACAGTATGTAAGTACTAACCTATAATAAAGACGAAAATCCTTAATATTAAATTGTCTACCTAGAAAACAGGTACTTTGGAGAAACATTTGCAATCTCTGTAGCTGTTTCAGTACAAAGGAATAGGGAAAAAGCATGACAAAGACTTCATGAAGGCAACCTAGGAGAGAGGTGCAGGAAGCTAGGGATCAGGAGAGTTACTGGCCCCATTTTGTACCAGGGCAATAATAACAGCAGCACTTTGGGGTTGCAAACCCTGCTCTACCGTCTCTCAGAGATAGCCTGTGAATGTTCATCATGTAAGATACATTTCATTAGGtgtctttggggttttttcccaatTTGTAGatttatgttgttttattttttaaaggacgGGGTATGCTTTTAGGAATTGCTCATCTTTGTTTTAACCAGCCATTCCCTAAATAACTGAACCTTAAGCAAAAGGTAAGAAAACCCCCCACAAACCCACTCATTCAGAAAGTCTAGAAAAAGTGGAGACTTTCATGAAGGTCTGAAGAAGTGTTTTAAACCATTGCTTATATTCCAAGGATGGGAAGTGATTTGTCATCAGGAGATCCAGTGGGGAACCCCTGACTGACTGGTAGTGATAGAGTGACCTAAGACAACCTGTGTGCCCTCACTGTGGGGATGCCTCACACATGCCAAGGACACAGGAAAGGGCATTAGACACCCATAGCTGTGCCTGAGATCTGCCaccacaaaaacccaaccaacacAAGGGGCTACAAGGTTTTATCTTTTGGGATAGTTCTGAAATACACAAAATTAGGAATACTCATTAGTTTTGTTTAGAGATTTCCTCCAATACAAAAGAACTTTTACCCTTATCAAGGTTAAACACTATACAGGATTGTTCACCAAGATCACTTAGTACAAACTCTTTTCAAGCAAGCACCTATGCTCATGTTTGCCTGTGTGTATAAACACATATTCTCCTCAAGTTTACTCACTTtggaaaatataaacatatttcCTCTCTTAAGTGTGGGGTTTGGGTATCCCACATTCTCAAAACAAGTCATCTGGAGGCTAGTTACTGttagtagcagcagcagcattatCCCAATTAGATGTATCACCAACTGGGAACTGTAAGACTTATTTACATATATGCTACTTtaataaaagaataatgaaaCAGGGGTCCAGTGGTTAAACACAGTTATGAAACTGGTGACAGGGTATCTTAGAAAATCTTTACAGCAaccaaaaaattcaaaacctAAAACAAGCAATGGTTTTGGTAATTGTAGAGAAAAGTTTTGTTTAACAGACTAGAGAAAACAAGTACCTCACGGTGTGATGGCTGAATATTGCGTGTCTGTTTTATGGCCTCTTCGTAACGAGGAGGATCTTTTGTCTTGGACACTGTGTTGTTGAAGAGGGGCTGCTGAACAATGTAAGGCTGGGCTTGAGATGGAGACCCAGGctgcatgaaaaataatgacTAAATAATGTGATTTAGTGAATTCAGGATGTATCAAGCTCTACAGATTATTCTATTTTGTCACATCAATCTATGTATTAGCGTAATCAGAGGGATAAAATAagtttctttctccctctctaaCACATATGCACAAATAAGCATTATTAAAATCTACAAAACATTCTTCCTTGAGTGAACTGCCATATGTAAACAGTCACATGTTATATAGGAATAATAATATAAACCTGAACTTTACGGAAGACTGTTGGGATATCCTTACCTTGTTGGGAGCAGCAGGTCCATTCTGCACAGAAGGGACCTGATTACCACCAGGGAGAATGTTAGCGTTTgatgttttattaataaaagaTTGTGAAGGTGTTGAAACTGGTGCAGTCTGATAGGAAAATACTGCATTTGATGTGGCAGGTGGAAAAACCTGAAAAGGATTAACAGATCAGTCTCAGATTGtgagttttttatttaaaaaaaaagggtaatATTGGATAAATTACATTAATGCAATATAAGacctttttttctaaaatacttgTTTGCTTAAATTCCCTATTAAGTGAATGTTATTTATACTGATTTTTCGTTGCAGTGGAATAACTTCTAAATTCAGAACAGTTAGTTCTGAAAGAAACTTTGTGCTCTGACATACTTTCATTCTTCACTCATtactaaaaacattttcctgcaaTTTTCCAGGAAGCATGAAGAAAGTGTATGGAACAGTTCAATAGCATATACATGATTTCCCCATCTAGTGGACAGTCAATAACATGAGCTTATTTCTGACCTGATACAAACTGTACATATATCCGCATTTGCCCTCTCCTGCTGGTTTTAAGACAGAATGGTCTGTCTGTGccatataattttaatttttttttttttgaaagtaaCTACAGGTATCTATAAGGATTGAGGGAGATGCAGAAGATAAAACTCATGAACACGGGCATCAATTATAAGTTTGGTTACTGGTGTatgaaagtttttatttcttcaactGGTAGTCCACAAACTCATTGCAAGTGATTCCCAGCAGTATCCTTGTTTCTCATACTTTTGAGTTAAAGGGAAATGAAGAGAAGCTATGAATGCAAGTAAGGCTGTTTTAAGTTCAGTATCACTCCCAAATACCTTTATAACAAAGGTGACAAATCTTATGTCATGGATGGAGAGAGGTAGATCTAATGCTGAATGCATGAGGGGTGTCTTGATCTGTTGTATCACatcaattttttcattttgatgtaAAATCCAGTGCAGTAGCAGGCTGCAAACTCTGCTGGGAACTGTGGTTTTTATGACAACTGATCTGAATAGTGGGGAGGACTGGAGGGCACAGATCGTGGTTGTGTCTACAGACATTTCAAGGAACTTGGAGGCAGCAATGGCAGCAAGCTGCCAGTCTCTGGTACAAGTACCTGCCTCAGGATGACTGGAAAATTTCTCTATAGGACCTGTTGCATTAACAAGGTGATATTAGCCCCTCACCAAATCCCAGAGAACCTGCATGAAATCTGCTTTTTGGATGTATGCCAGTTTTGACTTCTGGAGGATAGGTAACCTCAATGTCCATGAAATTAAATAGACTGAACAAGCAGTCTGAAGAGTATTGATGCTCCTTTAGCTGTGTCCCCCTTTATTACCCAGCTCTCTAGAGAATGGCAAAGCACAATCATGCATCTTCTAAGGTAAGTTCTTATCTGCAACAATAGCCCAAGCAGAGGCAGATATGGTTACACTGCTCAGGTACAATTCCCAAGTCACAGCAGAACATGTGTGTTCATGATGCACTTTTGTAAATTGAAATAAGAACTCCAAAGGCTGAGATATAACAGTTACATAATATACTGTAAAAATGACCCTCTTCATCTTGGAATCTGAGTTGTTTCTGAATTATCTGTCCCTAGGGGCAGGCTGAAAAACCTTGCTGTCCACTGATAAGGATGCAATAAATGTCCAAAACTAATCTCCACGTTCCTAATAATAAAGGTCAGTCTAGAAGAGgctcagaggaggagaaaaccTTCTCTCTTGTGATGACTGGTGCTGATGGGTTGATATCAGTTCCCATATGAACGTGACTGGATTGGCAGTCAAAATTGTACATCCAGTGCTGAGGAACATGTGTTGGAATGGGACATTTGgtagagaggaaaagaaggatcTCTCTGAATCATACCCTACCATCCTTAGGAGGGGGTATGGTAGGGTTTTGACTCACTGGAATTACCATCCTCAAGATCTGAGTCCATAGCTTTCTTCATAAAGAGGGATGAAATCAACAAGGAAAGTCAGAAAACCAGAATTAACTTCtataaaagaataaatcttTGAAGTCATAAGTAAAAGCTTTCTCTTAAGAACTGCCTATGAGAATCTCCCATTCAGAGCCAGTGTCAAGTAAGAGAAACTGACTGGAATATACCTGGTACACACCACTCGTGCCAAGTGTGAGGAAGGATGTCCTAAGTGTACCACTAAGATAAAAAGTCTTTAGACAATGTATTTATCtgcaactgaaaaataaagtccTGCACAGActaaaattttggaaaaaagtcTCATAAGCCCATTGTATCACACAGAAAAACATGGTACAGATGTTAGGTGACTTGATCATTTGTATTTAACACAGATGACACATAAAAGATTCTAAAAGCACTGCCTAGAACTAGATTATACAACTATTTATCTTAATGTTTATTGCTATCCACAAACCTTTCTGATTTGTTGGGTCTGACCAAGTGCGTGCTGCGTGAtggtattttgttttgattgtggAGCATGCATCTGAGGTGCTGTCTGCACCAGGCCAGAGGAAGAGATAGGAGCAGGTATTTGTGATGGGGTCTGTATTCCAGGTTGTGATTGAGCCTAAAGGatgaagataaaatatttgcattatttatatCTCACAGTAAGTTACATCATGTAAAAATCTATTACACACCTTATGCAGAATAGCAGTGGCACGTATTCTGGGAGGGATGAGTGAGAGCTATACAGGAAACAAGACTTGTACTGTGTTTGGAACTGGGGAATTCCCAGCTAAAAGGTGATGTTTATTTTGCCAACAGAGtttaagacaaagacaaactGGGGAGACCCAgcagaaatgctaaaaataacAGGGGACAGAGAGAGCAGAAATCAGTAAGAAAGGACTATAAGAACTAGCTTGAGTAATCAGAAGACAAAACTGATGATGCAAGGAAAAGGTTGCTTTTAAGACCAATTTTTAATGGCCAGTGAAAGGCAAGAAGTGTGTCCAACCTcatgaaaaacaattttaagtgATAGTGGAAAACTTTCTGGAGTATAGGTTAAGTAAAATACCAGGACAAGCTGCTTAAGATTGTTACAGATTCTAGCAGGATTTTAGAACAATTCAGGTGGAGATCTGGGTGTATAGCTCCTAGGAATAATTCTTGTGCTGCAGACTGGGGCCCATCCTCACCAGAATTTTCCACCCCTCATAAAGGTtgctggatgtgctgctgcacaggctTGCAGCAAGCCTGGGCCCACAGCACACACAACAGCCAGGGAGACACTGCAGCTGGAAGAATACTTTCCTGCCATGATGGGTGGCAGGGGATCTTCCAACAATGCCACTGGGAAGTGCATTACTGCTTAATTCTACCTCAGACCAATAGGTTTCACTGATTCAGCTTGGTCAGATTACTCCTATACCTCTGTACTTATAGCCTGTCTTGGTTTATGCTGTATTTATTCACTGTCTATAATCAGCCTAGCAATAATATTTGCATAaccatgttttatttttctaagtcCACAGGAGAGTTCTACAGCCTGgtattcacatttttaaatatatcaaaACACCACCACACAAGGTAGTTCACatatattttgcaaaaagaGCTATCTCAAAATAAAGTACTGAGACTGTAGCTCTCTATTACAATTTGCAGTTAACAAAATGATGGTATATGCTACTTTAAATCAAATTGTGCATGGAGGCAGTACATGGTAAGGCAATTGCTTTTCAGGAAAGAGTATCTAGGaacaaaagttaaaaagaaacaagtgTTAGAAGCAGGTATTACAAGATTGGCTCAAGCTTTTCTACTGTTTCCCTTAAGCAGAAACAGGCTAAGCCTGATTTTTAAAGTCATCTTATAAGCAGCATATTTACCTATTTACACTGAGTTATGAAATACTGCCATGCAGGTTACatgataaaaaaatagaaagaccCTTACCTGCAACTTGATATTTCCGACTGGTAACTGCACTGCAGTAGCAGTATTCGGTCCCTGGATAGACagtgggaggagcagctgggcagtTCCTTGGGTAGTTAATAAAGCTTGAGGCTGGGCAACAACTGCAGTTTGTGGCTGTCTCTGTGGACTAACATAAAACTGAGAAATGGCATTCTGAGGTTCAGCTTTGGCCACAGGTATCTCCTGCTTGATAACAACTGCCTTTTTGGCAACTGGATTCTGGCCAGCGGTGTACACTGACTGTCCTAAGGAGTGGCTGGCTACAGGTACAGATTGACTTGTACTTGAACAGTCAGCAGGAGCAGTTTCATCTTTGACAGCAGCACCCAACTGCTtctgttccaaagcagctgagTTACCGAAAGTTTGAGACTGTTGCTGTTGTCCCCTTTTTTCAACTTCAAGTTGCATTTTCAATACTTCCACAAGTTTTTGCTCTTGTTCCAGTTTTCTTTTGAGCTCttcaatctgtttttctttttcttgaagcTTGCGATCCTTTTCTGCTACATCAAACTCCATGGTTGAGATGCTTCCACTGCTGCGATTCTGATTATCCTCATTTGTACTTGCTCTCAGTGGTGAAGTATTTAGGAACTGGGATGGTGACATCATGGTCATTTCTGGGAAGGTGTCTGCCATACTCGTATCATCTGTGCTTAGACTCGACTGttcagagggagagggagataTAGGCAGGGGAGAGCTGCTGTTTTCAGTATTTACTGCTTTGCTGCCAGGTCCAGTAGATGTTTTTTCTGGAGGGAAGCTGGATATCGTATTAGCCACTGGTTTATTTACTGTTGCAACAGGAAATGCCACAGTCACTTCCCCAGTGTTACCTGTGGCGCCACTAGAAGTGGTCACTGTCACAGAGGTACTTGTAGCAACCCCATTGTTGTTAAGATCTTGATAGGTTTTCAGACGCTCAATAAGATCTGTTTTTGTTCCAGACACTGGTAATCCCCTCAGTTTCAACTCCATTTTAAGCTCTGCtacctgaaataaaataaaataaatcaaaacactataataaaaaaggaaaatattaaaacttaCTGATATGCATTCTTATTACATCTTAataatgaaaagtattttcattagCATATTTGCTAGTTATTACACCTCTGGGTTCTGACAGCATGCATTATCTATGAACACATTTCCATGACCTCCTACTTCAGTATTTAAGTGGCCAAAATCTTAGCAGTGTTCAGTTGTACAGTGAATAGTAGCAAACTGGTGAtgttttttcataaatattcaaCATGGAAAAATGCACCTACAGCTCCAGTTCTGAGCTAAAAACCTCTGAAGCAAACCAGCAGACAATGGCAGCAGTGCAGATAAAAGCAGTGAACAGCAGCATGCTGAGCCCCTTTGTTACACCACCAGATCTGTTTCTGAGAAACTTTATCATGTCAGCTGATGATTAAATAGACCCATCAAACACAAAAGGCTCTCTTGCTAATTAGCAACCAAACAGTGACCCTAGGTGCCATCTGTGTTTCCTTTATAAAAACAGTATAAGCAGTCAAAGTTActttctgacagaaaaacaTTCTCAGTTTTTTCCAATAAACTTACAGACAAAGTAAAGTGCAGATGTGCTGAGTGTAAATTGATTCCATGGTTCAAAATATCagttaaagaaaagcagagaaatggcTTCACAAAGAATGGCTTCTGTTTATCATAAACATGCACCACAGCTAATTGCAGAGTTAGGGCTCCCTGCATTATTACAGCTACTTCTAATAGAACAAAAGTTAGTGACCTCAGTAGTATTTCAGTACTCAGCCAGCCTAGAATTTAAGTTGGAGGTATTTTTGATTTGGAAATGATGAAAAGTCACAGCAAGACGTTTTACATCTCTAAAAGCCACAGCAATTTTATGTTAAATAAGTCCCTAGCCAATGACTATCAGCTGTTTCTCCCAGTCTGGTACCCTCAACACTTGAGAGTGTGTTCTAATTTTTCGCCTTTACAACAATTAATTTCTGAACTCTTACTCAGAACTGATTTAGCCGATTCAGTGGTAAAACCACCACCAGCAGGTCTGCAAGGAAGGCAGTTACCACATCAGCAGGAATACCAATAAATTGTGCAGAAATAGGTACATGAACAGCTTTAATCACTGCAAAGCACAATTCCAGGTATTAacttaaatatctttaaaagttttttatttaaaaatttaaagacTGGAAAACTGATTTCAAACACTGTTGTTTGAATTGCATTTTATAGACTTATTTCATATTAAAAGATTGGCTTTAACTTAGGACAATACATTACTGTCTTGAGAATCCAATCTTctgaaatgtcttctttttatCCCTTCAAATCTAAAAGAATCCTCCCTCCCACACTTTGGtaaaggcagagagaaaggaatTAATTGCCC
The genomic region above belongs to Vidua chalybeata isolate OUT-0048 chromosome 16, bVidCha1 merged haplotype, whole genome shotgun sequence and contains:
- the MRTFB gene encoding myocardin-related transcription factor B isoform X1; translated protein: MEPAGPADGEDEPGPPARLAPSPHSEAVAHELRGLSLQPSPCLPPLTERKNVLQLRLQQRRTREQLVDQGIMPPLKSPAAFHEQIKSLERARTENFLKHKIRSRPDRSELVRMHILEETFAEPSLQATQMKLKRARLADDLNEKIAQRPGPMELVEKNILPVDSSVKEAIIAVGQENYPQALDDFSFDEDSSDALSPDQPASQESQGSAASPGEPKTSDSPSPITPNAATSTQYPPLTSPVPEFLKTPSTIEQHVTRSTAATTLTTSTVSATKPGPTLVKQSHPKNPNDKHRSKKCKEPKPRVKKLKYHQYIPPDQKGEKNEPQMDSNYARLLQQQQLFLQLQILSQQQQHYNYQTILPALLKPLNDKQSNNGNSPLNTLNNSTPTSAANSPRQNSNVPSRKPGPLPSSLDDLKVAELKMELKLRGLPVSGTKTDLIERLKTYQDLNNNGVATSTSVTVTTSSGATGNTGEVTVAFPVATVNKPVANTISSFPPEKTSTGPGSKAVNTENSSSPLPISPSPSEQSSLSTDDTSMADTFPEMTMMSPSQFLNTSPLRASTNEDNQNRSSGSISTMEFDVAEKDRKLQEKEKQIEELKRKLEQEQKLVEVLKMQLEVEKRGQQQQSQTFGNSAALEQKQLGAAVKDETAPADCSSTSQSVPVASHSLGQSVYTAGQNPVAKKAVVIKQEIPVAKAEPQNAISQFYVSPQRQPQTAVVAQPQALLTTQGTAQLLLPLSIQGPNTATAVQLPVGNIKLQAQSQPGIQTPSQIPAPISSSGLVQTAPQMHAPQSKQNTITQHALGQTQQIRKVFPPATSNAVFSYQTAPVSTPSQSFINKTSNANILPGGNQVPSVQNGPAAPNKPGSPSQAQPYIVQQPLFNNTVSKTKDPPRYEEAIKQTRNIQPSHREISSAHSQQMDDLFDILIKSGEISLPIKEEPSPISKMRPVTANITTMPVNTVISRPPPQIQMAPPPVSLEATTSLSISLENQLEALLDGTLPSGNEIPQLTSSNEDRESFSLIEDLQNDLLNHSSILDHSHSPMETSDPQFTTNNSCLSLDLPDTNLDNMEWLDITMPSSSSGLTPLSSAAPSVFSTDFLDPQDLQLHWD
- the MRTFB gene encoding myocardin-related transcription factor B isoform X2, with the protein product MIDSSKKQQQGFSEILPAGDLKPLKEKECLEVNSQKSLKEVLQLRLQQRRTREQLVDQGIMPPLKSPAAFHEQIKSLERARTENFLKHKIRSRPDRSELVRMHILEETFAEPSLQATQMKLKRARLADDLNEKIAQRPGPMELVEKNILPVDSSVKEAIIAVGQENYPQALDDFSFDEDSSDALSPDQPASQESQGSAASPGEPKTSDSPSPITPNAATSTQYPPLTSPVPEFLKTPSTIEQHVTRSTAATTLTTSTVSATKPGPTLVKQSHPKNPNDKHRSKKCKEPKPRVKKLKYHQYIPPDQKGEKNEPQMDSNYARLLQQQQLFLQLQILSQQQQHYNYQTILPALLKPLNDKQSNNGNSPLNTLNNSTPTSAANSPRQNSNVPSRKPGPLPSSLDDLKVAELKMELKLRGLPVSGTKTDLIERLKTYQDLNNNGVATSTSVTVTTSSGATGNTGEVTVAFPVATVNKPVANTISSFPPEKTSTGPGSKAVNTENSSSPLPISPSPSEQSSLSTDDTSMADTFPEMTMMSPSQFLNTSPLRASTNEDNQNRSSGSISTMEFDVAEKDRKLQEKEKQIEELKRKLEQEQKLVEVLKMQLEVEKRGQQQQSQTFGNSAALEQKQLGAAVKDETAPADCSSTSQSVPVASHSLGQSVYTAGQNPVAKKAVVIKQEIPVAKAEPQNAISQFYVSPQRQPQTAVVAQPQALLTTQGTAQLLLPLSIQGPNTATAVQLPVGNIKLQAQSQPGIQTPSQIPAPISSSGLVQTAPQMHAPQSKQNTITQHALGQTQQIRKVFPPATSNAVFSYQTAPVSTPSQSFINKTSNANILPGGNQVPSVQNGPAAPNKPGSPSQAQPYIVQQPLFNNTVSKTKDPPRYEEAIKQTRNIQPSHREISSAHSQQMDDLFDILIKSGEISLPIKEEPSPISKMRPVTANITTMPVNTVISRPPPQIQMAPPPVSLEATTSLSISLENQLEALLDGTLPSGNEIPQLTSSNEDRESFSLIEDLQNDLLNHSSILDHSHSPMETSDPQFTTNNSCLSLDLPDTNLDNMEWLDITMPSSSSGLTPLSSAAPSVFSTDFLDPQDLQLHWD